The Pyrenophora tritici-repentis strain M4 chromosome 2, whole genome shotgun sequence genome window below encodes:
- a CDS encoding pre-rRNA processing protein Utp22 encodes MAPPATKRRKLEHSDSEAESEGSFADFDETNAVELDGSDAQDEDESDVEMNGQEEDVEDDEDEDMSDEGEEEFEEEEDVHESRKQTAAGKATSVSKPHKKPAPSLQDGVYTAESFKSNMFKFQVDELLDQVKLKYSKKEAPAENAMRTLKTIIEQIPSREALLIPEAEKSLKSAGVAIPFPSPRPSKDTLYKLQYERPASINATGSYPLKTATRNDDGIAIDLVVTMPKSLFTEKDYLNHRYFYKRSYYLASLAAGIKASNDHKFELSFESLNGNQLQPILVVRPSGNGDADDFSSSKCQINILVSLPENTFAPHKLLPNSNCVRPKGNDDEVSSKALTPTPFYNNTMQSDANVTAYLKLLHGTASRAEAFKDACILGRIWLKQRGFGGEMRKGGFGNFEFAAIMALLLQPNAGTGAQSVSSGFSSYQLFKSTLQFLSRGDLTKKPFIFQAQNITVPKTETAPVVFDGPRGQNILFKMTPWSYSRLRSEAKATVDMLSDSVLDNFDAAFILKTELLKYRYDATLEIPLASLGISNAGEDYSQRLSETCQKIHSTLTRALTNRITTLSFTMPEEESWSISSRRPVEKQSKSILVNFATEPANATRTVDHGPSAENKQEAASFRKFWGEKAELRRFKDGSILESVVWSVKDAASVMEQIVVYTLGKHVGVQVAEQSKFTSDAFGHLITAGRMQGQSGTAPFLPIMNAFSAMEKDIRDLEELPLRLRHLRAADPQLRYSSVEVPSAGHVPASVVLQFEGSGRWPDDLCAIQRTKIAFLLRLAELLDNLGRGYTARVGMENPSQPAQNQAFLDVTVSTGYTFRIRIYHDREPTLFERQIKDKSLDAPSRESAASSLALYKREFIQSPLHSQVLQTLCTRFLALSPAIRLMKKWFASHLLAPHFSSELIELLVIRTFLQPHPWPVPSTATTGFLRTLSWISRWDWRHAPLIVDFSTTFSANPADLEDTTSKGMKSEDLDRLQTRFEAWRRIDPAMNRVVLFAATNLDEEGTTWTDKAKPEKVVAARLTALAKAATQAVRAEEDRLLRHINSNKDTAQAQNALSPESLFMTSISDFDIVITISSKYSLKSSKSRKSAPQFKNLDLQRSATSNPSAQTPLTQLFAQDLLEVYGDAVLWFWDPETLDKIVGLWNPVVTAQRSWKVKAGWNSVPVGKKDAVEIKANKDAIVHEFRRLGGELVKSIDVKS; translated from the exons ATGGCGCCGCCCGCAACGAAACGGAGAAAGCTCGAGCATAGCGACTCCGAGGCAGAGAGTGAAGGGAGCTTTGCTGATTTTGACGAGACGAATGCAGTGGAATTGGACGGGAGCGACGCCCAAGATGAAGACGAGAGCGATGTTGAGATGAATGGACAGGAAGAGGATGTagaagacgacgaggatgaggacATGAGCGAtgagggagaagaagaattcgaagaagaagaggatgTGCATGAGAGCAGGAAGCAGACAGCAGCCGGAAAAGCGACGAGCGTATCTAAGCCGCATAAGAAACCTGCGCCGAGCCTGCAAGACGGTGTCTACACAGCTGAATCCTTCAAGTCAAACATGTTCAAGTTCCAGGTCGATGAGCTGTTGGATCAGGTCAAATTGAAGTATAGCAAAAAGGAAGCCCCTGCCGAGAATGCAATGCGCACGCTCAAGACCATCATTGAACAGATACCGAGTCGCGAAGCTCTGCTG ATTCCTGAAGCAGAGAAATCCCTCAAGTCAGCCGGTGTTGCGATCCCCTTTCCGAGTCCCCGCCCATCCAAGGACACCTTGTATAAGCTGCAATACGAACGACCTGCCAGTATAAACGCGACTGGTAGCTATCCGCTCAAGACCGCAACTCGCAACGACGATGGAATAGCCATCGATCTCGTGGTTACTATGCCCAAGAGTCTGTTCACGGAAAAAGACTACTTGAACCACCGATACTTCTATAAACGATCATACTATTTGGCATCATTGGCTGCAGGAATCAAAGCTTCCAATGATCACAAGTTTGAGCTGTCATTTGAGAGTTTAAATGGCAACCAACTTCAGCCGATCCTCGTTGTGCGACCGAGCGGTAATGGCGATGCGGATGACTTCTCGAGCTCCAAGTGCCAAATCAACATCTTGGTGTCGCTGCCTGAGAATACCTTCGCACCACACAAGCTCCTACCAAACTCCAACTGTGTCCGACCCAAAGGTAACGACGATGAAGTGTCTAGCAAAGCACTCACACCTACACCCTTCTATAACAACACCATGCAATCTGATGCCAACGTTACGGCTTACCTCAAGCTCCTCCACGGTACCGCTTCGAGAGCTGAAGCCTTCAAGGATGCATGCATACTTGGACGTATCTGGTTGAAGCAGCGTGGGTTTGGCGGTGAAATGCGCAAAGGAGGATTCGGCAATTTTGAATTCGCCGCCATCATGGCACTCCTATTGCAGCCAAATGCCGGAACTGGTGCTCAGTCGGTTTCTTCCGGCTTCAGCAGCTACCAGCTGTTCAAGTCGACACTTCAATTCTTATCGCGAGGCGATCTGACGAAGAAACCTTTCATCTTCCAGGCACAAAACATCACCGTCCCGAAGACTGAGACTGCACCTGTTGTCTTTGATGGACCGCGAGGCCAGAATATCTTGTTCAAAATGACACCATGGTCATACTCGCGTCTTCGATCCGAGGCAAAAGCTACTGTGGATATGCTCAGCGACTCGGTGTTGGACAACTTTGACGCTGCCTTTATCCTCAAGACAGAGCTGCTGAAGTACCGATATGACGCTACTCTCGAGATACCTCTTGCATCTCTTGGCATTTCAAACGCGGGCGAGGACTACAGCCAGCGACTGAGCGAGACGTGCCAAAAGATACATAGCACCTTGACACGTGCGCTTACTAACCGCATCACCACGCTGTCTTTCACGATGCCCGAGGAAGAATCTTGGTCGATATCCTCAAGGCGCCCAGTAGAGAAGCAAAGTAAGAGCATACTCGTCAACTTTGCTACTGAGCCCGCCAATGCCACTCGTACTGTCGATCACGGTCCCTCAGCAGAGAACAAGCAAGAAGCTGCCTCGTTCCGCAAGTTCTGGGGCGAAAAGGCTGAGCTCAGGCGTTTCAAAGATGGCAGTATCCTTGAGAGTGTTGTGTGGTCAGTCAAAGATGCAGCTTCTGTCATGGAACAGATTGTTGTGTACACCTTGGGCAAGCATGTAGGTGTCCAAGTGGCAGAACAGTCCAAGTTCACTAGCGATGCATTCGGCCACCTTATCACAGCTGGTCGCATGCAGGGACAGTCTGGAACAGCGCCTTTCTTGCCCATCATGAATGCCTTCAGCGCCATGGAGAAGGACATTCGCGATCTAGAGGAGCTTCCACTCCGACTTCGCCATCTCAGAGCTGCAGACCCGCAATTGCGGTACTCGTCCGTTGAAGTTCCTTCCGCAGGTCACGTTCCTGCATCCGTCGTGTTGCAGTTCGAAGGCTCTGGACGCTGGCCAGACGATCTATGCGCTATTCAGCGTACCAAAATTGCCTTTCTTCTCCGCCTTGCCGAGCTCTTGGACAACTTGGGGCGTGGTTATACTGCTCGCGTCGGCATGGAGAACCCATCACAACCAGCACAAAATCAGGCGTTCTTGGATGTAACAGTATCCACAGGCTACACGTTCCGGATCCGCATCTACCATGACCGGGAGCCGACACTGTTCGAACGCCAGATCAAAGATAAGTCGTTGGATGCACCATCAAGGGAATCTGCTGCTTCGTCTCTGGCACTGTACAAACGCGAGTTCATACAATCGCCACTACACTCCCAAGTGCTACAGACGCTATGCACACGATTTCTAGCTCTTTCACCGGCCATACGATTGATGAAGAAATGGTTCGCATCACATCTTCTCGCGCCGCACTTCTCGTCTGAGCTTATCGAACTTCTCGTCATTCGAACATTCCTACAGCCACATCCTTGGCCCGTACCTTCTACCGCAACCACCGGTTTCCTCCGAACACTATCTTGGATTAGTCGTTGGGACTGGCGACACGCCCCACTCATCGTAGACTTCTCGACGACCTTTTCAGCAAACCCCGCGGATCTGGAAGACACTACCTCCAAGGGTATGAAGTCGGAAGATCTAGACCGGTTACAGACGCGATTTGAAGCATGGCGACGTATTGATCCTGCCATGAACCGCGTTGTGCTTTTCGCAGCGACAAACCTCGATGAAGAAGGCACAACCTGGACTGACAAAGCCAAACCGGAGAAGGTGGTTGCTGCGCGTTTGACTGCGTTGGCCAAAGCTGCTACCCAGGCTGTCCGTGCAGAGGAGGATCGCTTACTCCGCCATATCAACAGCAACAAGGATACCGCTCAAGCCCAGAACGCTCTGAGCCCAGAATCCCTCTTTATGACCAGCATCTCCGACTTTGATATCGTCATAACTATCTCTTCGAAATACTCTCTCAAGTCCAGCAAGTCACGCAAGTCTGCTCCGCAGTTCAAGAACCTGGACCTTCAGAGATCAGCAACTTCAAACCCCTCTGCTCAGACACCCTTGACTCAGCTCTTTGCTCAAGACTTGCTGGAAGTTTACGGCGATGCCGTGCTGTGGTTTTGGGATCCTGAGACCTTAGATAAAATTGTGGGGCTATGGAATCCAGTTGTCACGGCGCAGAGGAGTTGGAAGGTCAAGGCCGGGTGGAATAGCGTGCCAGTTGGGAAAAAGGACGCTGTTGAGATCAAGGCGAATAAGGATGCGATTGTGCATGAGTTCAGGAGGTTGGGTGGTGAACTTGTTAAGAGTATTGATGTTAAGAGTTAG
- a CDS encoding Short-chain alcohol dehydrogenase has protein sequence MSKPVAIVTGAGSGIGEAVATHLISVGYKVVIADLNVDSGTRVATALGPDAIFHQTDVSSYESQARLFKRAYEWGGNRLDFCHANAGD, from the coding sequence ATGTCTAAACCCGTAGCCATTGTAACAGGCGCCGGTTCCGGTATCGGCGAAGCAGTAGCTACACACCTAATTTCCGTTGGCTACAAAGTCGTCATCGCCGACCTAAACGTCGACTCCGGCACTCGCGTAGCTACTGCCCTCGGTCCCGACGCCATATTCCATCAAACCGATGTTTCCTCCTACGAGTCACAAGCGCGGCTCTTCAAGCGGGCGTACGAATGGGGCGGCAATCGTCTTGATTTCTGCCACGCGAACGCGGGGGATTGA
- a CDS encoding 15-hydroxyprostaglandin dehydrogenase — MAGLYYMPQCPQYTASKYAIIGLVRASAPAFLKESITVNAICPAFIPTNLCPPEILARWPKEHITPLTTVIKAIDAFLGDDQLTGQAVELSQDNIYFRKQVEYANESQRWMGEESGKIWDMGYEAPPKRTGY, encoded by the exons ATGGCGGGGTTGTA CTACATGCCACAATGTCCCCAGTACACCGCCAGCAAATACGCCATCATCGGCCTTGTCCGCGCCTCGGCCCCCGCTTTCCTCAAAGAATCAATCACCGTAAACGCAATCTGCCCCGCCTTCATCCCCACAAACCTCTGTCCGCCAGAGATACTCGCCCGCTGGCCAAAAGAACACATTACCCCACTGACGACGGTGATCAAGGCGATTGACGCTTTCCTAGGGGACGACCAGCTCACGGGCCAGGCGGTGGAGCTGTCGCAAGACAATATTTATTTTAGGAAGCAGGTCGAGTATGCGAATGAGAGTCAGAGGTGGATGGGCGAAGAGAGCGGTAAGATTTGGGATATGGGATATGAGGCACCGCCCAAGAGGACGGGGTATTAG
- a CDS encoding CypX, Cytochrome P450, translating into MTVLDTLPSLLVSSFTAKVAAVLAIPFFLLTITYIIVVPNILKDPRRRHLPPGPLGLPFIGSLLELSDTELVRHKVQAWHRKYGDVFHTKIGATDYIWLSSPQAVKDLMDKRSSIYSSRPPSPLAQDVASAGRRQLFMPYGPRWRSIRKHSHALLNLGSSIKYQPVQDYESKILLTQLLQDPDSFASINRRYAASVIMQVTYGQRIADWDAPLIKRIYDVLERFTEMTAPGAWAIESFPFLASLPQGLLGNWRAHGERIHVLDKAVYMDLWTELKRATDAGTAKDCFTKKFYLDDPASAGIDDLSAAYTCGGLIEAGSETTGTVLNNFLLAMVLFPETQRVAQEELDRVVGPGRLPEWEDEEHLPYLRAMMKEVLRWRPVNKAGMMHASSEEDWYRGWFIPKGSVVMLNWWAIHMDPSLHPSPTIFSPSRYLNSPLSSAQYMTSADPSARDHFSFGAGRRACPGVHVAERSMFINMARVLWGFSIRKKIGKDGKEVPVSDKMMPGFFSVPEPFEADIRPRSEAHARVMREEGERAEREGLRH; encoded by the exons ATGACTGTCCTTGATACTCTTCCGAGCCTTTTGGTCTCGAGTTTCACAGCAAAAGTTGCTGCAGTACTAGCCATACCATTCTTCCTCCTCACAATAACCTACATAATCGTCGTCCCGAATATCCTCAAA GACCCACGCCGCCGGCACCTCCCTCCGGGCCCCCTCGGCCTCCCCTTCATCGGCTCTCTCCTCGAGCTCTCAGACACCGAACTCGTCCGACACAAAGTACAAGCctggcaccgcaagtacGGCGATGTATTCCACACGAAAATCGGTGCCACAGACTACATATGGCTCTCATCTCCCCAGGCAGTAAAAGACCTCATGGACAAGCGCTCCAGCATTTACTCCTCACGCCCACCCTCACCCCTCGCCCAAGACGTCGCCTCCGCTGGTCGCCGTCAACTGTTCATGCCGTACGGGCCCCGCTGGCGCAGTATCCGCAAGCACAGCCACGCGCTGCTCAACCTAGGAAGTAGCATAAAATACCAACCAGTCCAAGACTACGAGTCCAAGATCCTGCTTACCCAGTTGTTGCAAGACCCAGATTCCTTCGCTTCGATAAACCGGCGGTATGCCGCTAGCGTCATCATGCAGGTAACCTACGGGCAGCGCATCGCAGACTGGGATGCCCCGCTGATCAAGCGCATCTACGACGTTTTGGAGCGTTTCACCGAGATGACGGCGCCGGGGGCGTGGGCGATTGAGTCGTTTCCTTTCCTCGCGTCGTTGCCGCAAGGGTTACTTGGGAACTGGAGGGCGCATGGTGAGCGGATTCACGTACTGGATAAGGCGGTTTACATGGATTTGTGGACAGAGTTGAAGCGCGCGACGGATGCGGGGACGGCAAAAGATTGCTTTACGAAGAAGTTTTACCTGGATGATCCGGCGAGCGCGGGCATCGATGATTTATCCGCGGCGTATACGTGTGGTGGGCTTATCGAGGCTGGGTCTGAGACGACGGGGACGGTGTTAAATAATTTTTTGTTGGCTATGGTGTTGTTTCCTGAGACGCAGAGAGTGGCGCAGGAGGAGTTGGATAGAGTTGTGGGACCGGGGAGGTTACCCGAGTGGGAAGATGAGGAACATTTGCCGTATCTGAGGGCGATGATGAAGGAGGTTCTGAGGTGGAGGCCGGTTAATAAGGCCGGCATGATGCATGCTAGTAGTGAGGAGGATTGGTATCGGGGGTGGTTTATTCCAAAGGGAAGTGTGGTTATGCTGAATTGGTG GGCTATTCATATGGACCCCTCCCTCCATCCATCCCCCACTATATTCTCCCCCTCTCGATACCTCAATTCACCTCTCTCCTCCGCTCAGTACATGACCTCCGCCGACCCCTCTGCCCGCGACCACTTCTCCTTCGGTGCCGGCCGCCGCGCCTGCCCGGGTGTCCACGTCGCTGAACGTTCCATGTTTATCAACATGGCACGCGTCCTCTGGGGCTTTTCCATACGCAAGAAGATTGGTAAAGATGGCAAAGAGGTCCCAGTTTCGGATAAGATGATGCCAGGCTTCTTCAGTGTGCCAGAACCGTTCGAGGCGGATATTAGACCGAGGAGTGAAGCGCATGCAAGGGTTATGAGggaggaaggagagagagCTGAGAGGGAAGGGTTGAGACATTGA
- a CDS encoding mitochondrial carrier protein: MATATQRAEEADSVVGEVTLGQKMMSAVSGSVLTSLLVTPLDVVRVRLQSQETSPNTSSSRPRGFNGAALTQFRDLPPNLGISSCCREVFWMNNKAPFCVAGPTMAPINPADISCAVEEVERKTINSTWDGLRKIAQNEGPKTLWRGLSPTLVMAVPANVIYFAGYDWLRTAQTSPLRQNVSDTYLPLVAGATARVLAAIAVSPIEMFRTRMQAANHTATAAGHFRETMDGLRDMVANQGVFSLWRGLTLTLWRDVPFSAIYWWGYEETRNVLTDQRGRREARNDGFEFRMGRGEEKVRRRSRSRSQENHRDTLVDSFIAGATSGAVAAFVTTPFDVGKTRQQVARHMGETAKDIAKSTRPEDQSMPHFLMHIYREQGMPGLFKGWAARCLKIAPACAIMISCYEFSKKMALDMNERRERERHST, from the exons ATGGCGACCGCCACCCAGCGAGCCGAGGAAGCGGATAGCGTCGTGGGCGAAGTGACGCTCGGCCAGAAGATGATGTCTGCCGTCTCGGGCAGTGTCCTCACATCGTTACTAG TGACGCCCCTCGATGTCGTGCGCGTACGGTTACAATCACAAGAAACCTCCCCTAATACCTCATCATCACGCCCACGTGGATTTAACGGCGCCGCATTAACACAATTTCGCGATCTCCCTCCAAATCTCGGCATATCATCGTGTTGCAGAGAAGTCTTTTGGATGAACAACAAAGCGCCGTTCTGCGTAGCCGGACCCACCATGGCACCGATAAACCCGGCAGATATTAGCTGCGCAGTGGAAGAGGTGGAAAGGAAGACTATCAACAGCACATGGGACGGACTACGAAAAATCGCACAAAATGAAGGCCCGAAAACGCTATGGAGAGGGCTATCACCCACGCTGGTCATGGCAGTGCCAGCAAACGTAATCTACTTTGCCGGATACGACTGGTTACGGACAGCACAAACATCACCTCTACGACAAAACGTATCGGATACATATTTACCATTGGTAGCGGGAGCGACGGCCCGCGTACTTGCTGCAATAGCCGTAAGCCCAATCGAAATGTTCCGGACACGCATGCAGGCTGCGAATCACACGGCCACGGCAGCTGGCCACTTCCGCGAGACTATGGACGGTCTACGAGACATGGTCGCAAACCAGGGTGTTTTCAGTCTATGGCGAGGTCTTACCCTGACCCTTTGGCGCGATGTGCCCTTTTCCGCCATCTACTGGTGGGGCTACGAAGAGACGAGGAATGTCTTGACCGATCAAAGAGGTAGAAGAGAAGCAAGAAACGATGGCTTCGAGTTCCGTATGGGCCGAGGCGAAGAAAAGGTACGAAGGAGAAGCCGATCTAGGAGCCAGGAGAACCACAGAGATACACTTGTCGACAGCTTTATCGCTGGTGCCACATCTGGAGCAGTCGCTGCTTTCGTCACAACGCCATTCGATGTCGGAAAGACCCGTCAACAAGTAGCAAGACACATGGGCGAGACTGCCAAGGACATTGCTAAGTCCACTCGCCCCGAAGACCAGTCAATGCCCCACTTTTTGATGCATATCTACCGTGAACAGGGCATGCCTGGACTTTTCAAGGGCTGGGCAGCAAGATGTCTGAAGATCGCACCAGCATGCGCCATTATGATCAGTTGCTATGAGTTCAGCAAGAAGATGGCTCTGGACATGAACGAACGACGTGAACGCGAACGACATTCGACATGA
- a CDS encoding F-box protein pof7: MDPKDVPTNTEAELESFRQKWREEVTARSKGKAPASAKATATSSSSKQATKSNAPDVQSHADARRLSLEGGDEVGSYTYHGLGEKQHGRRLDENSAQTAAALAPSPEPQSALEHYEQAVEKESQGSLGDSVDLYRKAFKLDSKVQETYKAKHFPPSYFKKLKASQSSNAAASSSTAPAPAPPAKPQDPNSSNASATVPNTAHHSLQGLSKTLQELIDSYSGTTIHGEPPPTDLSPAPPCPIANVPEEIVVEILEQLAIRDIASFVRLAQVSKRLAYLVLTEDRVWKRLALGPEYGVAAMHYTWACQIDGKPLDDNDSDGIVLGTANLDISDDTDAETPIDSPAATSTPVSLTQLLVPAIYPTYRTLFQRRPRIRFNGCYISTVNYARPGQALPTTSSWNSPIHIVTYFRYLRFLRDGTCISLLTTTEPADVVPYLYTEHVHKNHHNLPTAAMKDAVMGRWRMSGPEPAEQEGTMHIETPGATPKYLYKMALSFGNAGKGAKNNKLVWQGYWSYNRLTDDWGEFGLKNDRAFYFSRVKSYGMSWSERGIKE; this comes from the exons ATGGATCCCAAAGACGTGCCCACCAACACCGAGGCCGAGCTCGAATCTTTTCGCCAGAAATGGAGGGAAGAGGTCACGGCCCGATCCAAGGGCAAAGCACCTGCCTCTGCAAAGGCCACCGCCACTTCCTCATCGAGCAAACAAGCCACCAAAAGCAATGCGCCGGATGTGCAATCGCACGCCGACGCCCGTAGACTGAGCTTAGAGGGCGGCGATGAGGTCGGTTCCTATACGTACCATGGTTTGGGTGAGAAACAGCATGGTCGGAGGTTGGATGAAAACAGTGCCCAAACCGCTGCTGCGCTCGCACCAAGTCCAGAACCGCAGTCTGCATTGGAGCACTACGAGCAAGCTGTGGAAAAGGAGAGCCAAGGTAGCTTAGGAGATAGCGTCGATCTCTACCGGAAGGCATTCAAG CTCGATTCAAAAGTCCAAGAGACATACAAAGCAAAGCACTTCCCACCCTCTTACTTCAAGAAGCTCAAGGCTTCACAATCTTCGAATGCCGCCGCTTCTTCATCGACCGCTCCCGCTCCAGCTCCACCAGCCAAGCCCCAGGACCCCAATTCCTCGAATGCCTCTGCAACAGTACCGAATACCGCCCACCACTCCCTACAAGGTCTCTCCAAAACTCTCCAAGAGCTCATTGACTCTTACTCCGGCACCACGATCCATGGGGAACCCCCGCCAACAGATCTCAGTCCTGCGCCACCATGTCCCATCGCCAACGTACCCGAGGAGATCGTTGTCGAGATCCTGGAGCAGCTTGCCATACGAGACATAGCATCTTTCGTCCGCCTAGCTCAAGTCTCCAAACGGCTAGCATATCTGGTCCTTACTGAAGATCGCGTTTGGAAACGTCTCGCTCTAGGCCCAGAATATGGAGTTGCAGCCATGCATTACACCTGGGCGTGCCAAATCGACGGGAAACCCCTCGACGATAACGACTCAGATGGTATCGTCCTCGGCACCGCCAATTTAGACATTTCAGACGACACTGACGCCGAAACGCCCATTGATTCGCCAGCCGCCACATCTACGCCCGTATCTCTCACACAGCTCCTAGTCCCCGCCATCTACCCCACCTACCGCACCCTATTCCAGCGCCGTCCTCGTATCCGCTTCAACGGCTGCTACATCAGCACCGTAAACTATGCGCGTCCCGGCCAAGCTCTCCCCACAACCTCGTCTTGGAACTCACCCATCCATATAGTAACCTACTTCCGCTACCTCCGTTTCCTACGCGACGGTACATGTATCTCGCTGCTCACGACTACGGAACCAGCTGACGTGGTACCATATCTATATACCGAACACGTACATAAAAACCACCATAATCTGCCTACGGCAGCCATGAAGGATGCTGTAATGGGCCGCTGGCGTATGAGCGGTCCTGAACCCGCGGAACAGGAGGGTACAATGCATATCGAGACACCGGGAGCTACGCCAAAGTACCTGTATAAGATGGCGCTGAGTTTTGGTAATgcgggcaaaggagcaaAGAATAACAAACTTGTCTGGCAAGGATACTGGAGTTACAACCGCTTGACAGATGACTGGGGTGAATTCGGATTGAAAAACGACCGCGCATTCTACTTTAGCAGGGTGAAGAGTTATGGGATGAGTTGGAGTGAACGAGGTATTAAGGAATAG